One genomic segment of Natrialbaceae archaeon AArc-T1-2 includes these proteins:
- a CDS encoding DUF7350 domain-containing protein, producing MTRKRPTTDARGTDRRVGRRHLLSAAGVAGAAVLAGCAGGDDETDDGEPEDDDDDDDDEPSEPTVAPELPQVEDPPDAVYVPTHFEAMRHLEPVSAGEYELVPMVTYPHQFWNVTGEEVEVAEVADDDDVHLMVTVRDPETEMIVPVETGLELSVGPEGEPGDTYAPWPMISQEMGFHVGNNVPLGEDGTYEAEVRVGSIDARTTGEFDGRFEEAGEGSFTFEFDDEFREEVVGGVVYLEEEEWGREGALENHVAAMDHDHHDHGDNDDHGDNDDHGDNDDHGDNDDHGDNDDHGDNDDRELWEETEDNNRYGTFSRGPDEGETPPAMELPGELQGTPTTGDAVLATTLLAPGSRLVDDEEYYLAVSTRTPYNRSILPMMGLSYRLEDDGDVLAEGSLTETLDHELGYHYGVALDEAPDGGELILEVDTAPQVSRHAGYETAFVEMPPVTIELTPP from the coding sequence ATGACCCGAAAGCGACCCACGACAGACGCTCGAGGTACCGACCGACGAGTTGGACGACGCCACCTCCTGTCGGCCGCCGGCGTTGCAGGCGCGGCCGTACTGGCCGGCTGTGCCGGCGGTGACGACGAGACCGACGACGGCGAGCCGGAAGATGACGACGACGATGACGACGACGAACCGTCCGAACCGACCGTCGCCCCGGAACTTCCGCAGGTCGAGGATCCGCCCGACGCGGTGTACGTTCCGACTCACTTCGAGGCGATGCGACACTTAGAACCCGTCTCCGCGGGTGAGTACGAACTCGTCCCGATGGTGACCTACCCCCACCAGTTCTGGAACGTGACCGGCGAGGAAGTCGAGGTCGCCGAGGTCGCCGACGACGACGACGTCCACCTGATGGTGACCGTCCGCGATCCCGAGACCGAGATGATCGTTCCCGTCGAGACCGGCCTCGAGCTCAGCGTCGGGCCCGAGGGCGAGCCGGGCGACACCTACGCCCCGTGGCCGATGATCTCCCAGGAGATGGGCTTTCACGTCGGCAACAACGTCCCCCTCGGCGAAGACGGCACCTACGAAGCCGAGGTTCGTGTCGGCTCGATCGACGCGCGCACGACCGGCGAGTTCGACGGCCGATTCGAGGAGGCCGGCGAGGGCTCGTTCACCTTCGAGTTCGACGACGAGTTCCGCGAGGAGGTCGTCGGCGGCGTCGTCTACCTCGAGGAAGAGGAGTGGGGTCGAGAGGGGGCACTCGAGAACCACGTCGCGGCCATGGACCACGATCATCACGACCACGGAGACAACGACGACCACGGAGACAACGACGACCACGGAGACAACGACGACCACGGAGACAACGACGACCACGGAGACAACGACGACCACGGAGACAACGACGACCGGGAACTGTGGGAGGAGACCGAGGACAACAACCGATACGGCACCTTCTCGCGCGGCCCCGACGAGGGCGAGACCCCGCCCGCGATGGAACTGCCGGGCGAGTTGCAGGGGACGCCCACCACCGGCGACGCCGTGCTCGCGACGACGCTCTTAGCGCCCGGCTCCAGACTCGTCGACGACGAGGAGTACTATCTCGCAGTGTCGACCCGGACGCCGTACAACCGCTCGATCCTGCCGATGATGGGACTGTCCTACCGCCTCGAGGACGACGGCGACGTCCTCGCGGAGGGCTCGCTGACCGAGACGCTCGATCACGAACTCGGCTACCACTACGGCGTGGCGCTCGATGAGGCACCCGACGGCGGCGAACTCATCCTCGAGGTGGATACCGCGCCACAGGTTTCGCGACACGCGGGCTACGAGACGGCGTTCGTCGAGATGCCCCCGGTGACAATCGAGTTGACACCGCCATGA
- a CDS encoding cupredoxin domain-containing protein produces MQCAALIGSIGLAGCIDGNDDAGADDSDVDDDADADDSDVDDDADADDESIAGSEEENFVVVGPDGAWIFDPEEITVDVGETVTWYFDSPGHNVTSHPDAADQTENPEGAEPFTSYDGDNHLMVDDPGTEFEHTFEVPGEYVYVCTPHVPSMAGTVVVQE; encoded by the coding sequence TTGCAGTGTGCAGCCCTGATAGGGTCGATCGGGCTTGCAGGATGTATCGACGGGAACGACGACGCTGGTGCCGACGACTCGGACGTGGACGACGACGCCGATGCCGACGACTCGGACGTGGACGACGATGCTGATGCCGACGACGAGTCGATAGCCGGTAGCGAAGAGGAAAACTTCGTCGTCGTCGGTCCGGATGGTGCCTGGATATTCGACCCCGAGGAGATCACGGTTGACGTCGGTGAAACCGTCACCTGGTACTTCGATAGCCCGGGACACAACGTGACGTCTCACCCCGACGCCGCAGATCAGACCGAGAATCCAGAGGGTGCAGAGCCGTTCACGTCCTACGACGGCGATAACCACCTGATGGTAGACGATCCGGGGACGGAGTTTGAACACACCTTCGAGGTTCCCGGAGAGTACGTCTACGTCTGTACCCCTCACGTTCCATCGATGGCCGGTACGGTCGTCGTCCAGGAGTGA
- a CDS encoding ABC transporter permease yields MTAILRTESGKHLRGTLALTGLLILLAAILLVVFPSIQEEAEVFEEVYPEYLLALLGIEELHSIEGFVGGYIFPFTWVLIAGIYVAYVSAGMISRDVRTRRMDLLLSNPVSRESVVLQKVAALWVPLVALNVGLFVALFVGVQLLEESIDVVALAMAHLLGVPYLLVCAGIGIVLSVVIDRVETAQAVALGLVFVLWLVDGLSKMDPDFEWVGEATPSRYYDPSAILVHEEYALADAGILLAAFLVLLGVAVLVFTRRDLS; encoded by the coding sequence ATGACGGCTATCCTTCGTACCGAGTCGGGGAAACATCTCCGTGGCACGCTGGCTCTGACCGGCCTGCTCATCTTGCTCGCGGCGATCCTTCTCGTCGTGTTCCCGAGCATTCAGGAGGAAGCGGAGGTGTTCGAAGAGGTGTATCCGGAGTATCTCCTCGCCCTCTTAGGAATCGAAGAGCTACACTCGATCGAGGGCTTCGTCGGGGGCTACATCTTCCCGTTCACCTGGGTACTCATCGCCGGGATCTACGTCGCGTACGTCAGCGCCGGTATGATCTCGAGAGACGTCCGCACGCGCCGGATGGATCTCCTCCTCTCGAATCCGGTCTCTCGCGAGTCGGTCGTCCTCCAGAAGGTCGCCGCCCTGTGGGTCCCTCTGGTCGCGCTGAACGTCGGGCTGTTCGTCGCGCTCTTCGTCGGCGTACAGCTCCTTGAGGAGTCGATCGACGTCGTCGCGCTCGCGATGGCGCACCTGCTCGGCGTCCCCTACCTGTTGGTCTGTGCCGGAATCGGTATCGTCCTCTCCGTTGTCATCGACCGGGTCGAAACCGCCCAGGCTGTCGCCCTGGGGCTGGTCTTCGTCCTCTGGCTGGTCGACGGGCTCTCCAAAATGGATCCCGACTTCGAGTGGGTCGGTGAGGCCACGCCGAGTCGATACTACGATCCGTCGGCGATCCTCGTTCACGAGGAGTACGCCCTCGCCGACGCCGGGATTCTCCTGGCGGCGTTTCTCGTCCTGTTGGGCGTCGCCGTCCTCGTTTTCACACGGAGGGATCTGTCGTGA
- a CDS encoding DUF7405 family protein, with amino-acid sequence MTPGILDPGSVSRRAYLKSAVAAGGSVGLAACVDRFDSNGGLEDVPQGDPETVPSRQHAWNEFLPTDDHGNVRPPRHHVLGYVDLADGVDPEETQEPFADALADLEQAFEWSNEGLLFTVGYSPSYFDRFDADLPDAVDLPAPESLSDLEEPELDRTDLLIHLASDRPDAVIEAEEALVGDAETANGQEVTDVTDLLERVDRRTGFVGAGLPQENRDVSGVPDDAPIPEEAPLFMGFMNGFREAQASEDRVTIEEGPFEGATTEHVSTIEFQLRDWWHQENHFQRVAKMFSPTHADDDLVGEHGERFDSDPRVAEVAEDVLETASQRGVVGHAQKAASARVDGEPILLRRDFDSTDDDRAGLHFLSLQREIADFVRVREAITGAALADETSVGRRVNNGILQYFFVRRRANALVPPRPLRSFPRPDP; translated from the coding sequence ATGACGCCTGGTATCCTCGATCCCGGTTCGGTGTCGCGTCGAGCGTACCTCAAATCAGCCGTAGCTGCCGGTGGGTCCGTCGGACTTGCGGCATGTGTCGACCGCTTCGACTCCAACGGCGGCCTCGAGGACGTCCCACAGGGTGATCCCGAAACCGTTCCGTCCCGACAGCACGCCTGGAACGAGTTTCTGCCGACCGACGACCACGGCAACGTCCGGCCGCCACGACACCACGTGCTCGGCTACGTCGACCTCGCCGACGGCGTCGACCCTGAGGAGACACAGGAGCCGTTCGCCGACGCGCTCGCGGACCTCGAGCAGGCCTTCGAGTGGAGCAACGAGGGACTGCTGTTCACCGTGGGCTACTCCCCGTCGTACTTCGACCGGTTCGACGCCGACCTCCCCGACGCGGTCGACCTGCCGGCACCCGAGTCGCTGAGCGACCTCGAGGAACCGGAGCTCGATCGGACGGACCTGCTGATTCACCTGGCGAGTGATCGACCCGACGCCGTGATCGAAGCCGAGGAGGCGCTCGTAGGCGACGCAGAGACGGCGAACGGCCAGGAAGTGACCGACGTGACCGACCTCCTCGAGCGCGTCGACCGCCGGACGGGCTTCGTTGGGGCCGGACTCCCGCAGGAGAACCGCGACGTCTCCGGCGTGCCCGACGACGCGCCGATTCCCGAGGAGGCACCGCTTTTCATGGGCTTCATGAACGGCTTCCGGGAGGCCCAGGCGAGTGAGGACCGCGTCACGATCGAGGAGGGCCCCTTCGAGGGGGCGACGACCGAACACGTCTCGACGATCGAGTTCCAGCTCCGGGACTGGTGGCACCAGGAGAACCACTTCCAGCGGGTGGCGAAGATGTTCAGCCCCACGCACGCGGACGACGATCTCGTCGGCGAACACGGCGAGCGGTTCGACTCGGATCCGCGGGTGGCCGAAGTCGCCGAGGACGTCCTCGAGACAGCAAGCCAGCGGGGGGTCGTCGGCCACGCCCAGAAGGCCGCCAGCGCCCGCGTGGACGGCGAACCGATCCTCCTCCGGCGGGATTTCGATTCGACGGACGACGACCGCGCGGGGTTGCACTTTCTCTCGCTCCAGCGCGAGATTGCCGACTTCGTGCGCGTCCGGGAGGCGATCACCGGTGCGGCGCTCGCCGACGAGACCTCGGTCGGTCGGCGCGTGAACAACGGCATCCTCCAGTACTTCTTCGTCCGGCGACGCGCGAACGCGTTGGTTCCGCCGCGACCGCTCCGTTCGTTCCCACGACCAGATCCATGA
- a CDS encoding ABC transporter ATP-binding protein: MCSQTAETEPASTQDLTRISLDGLTKRYGDITANDDISVDVEAGEIFGYLGPNGAGKTTTIRLLLGLIKPTSGTGEILGADIRNRRALTEAKANIGYLPDTLGFEERLTGREVLDYFARMRGDERRDELLELFRPPLDQRIETYSAGNKRMLGIVQAFMHDPDLAILDEPTAGLDPLKQDRMHLFLEEERDAGKTIFFSSHILSEVQRVCDRVGIIRDGELVALEDIEDLLERGGKDVRVQFTEPVDERQFTTAEMIDLETVDRTVRFTYTGDPAALLEHLVEFEVEDVDIGDPQLDDIFKHYYGDDSSAGTE; this comes from the coding sequence ATGTGTTCCCAGACTGCCGAAACCGAGCCGGCGTCGACCCAGGACCTGACGCGGATCAGTCTGGACGGGCTCACGAAACGGTACGGCGACATCACCGCCAACGACGACATCTCCGTCGACGTCGAGGCGGGCGAGATCTTCGGCTATCTCGGGCCGAACGGGGCAGGCAAGACGACGACCATTCGGCTGTTGCTCGGGCTCATCAAGCCGACGTCGGGTACTGGGGAAATACTCGGTGCGGACATCCGGAACCGACGGGCGCTCACCGAGGCGAAAGCTAACATCGGGTATCTGCCGGACACGCTCGGCTTCGAGGAACGACTCACCGGCCGCGAGGTGCTCGATTACTTCGCCCGGATGCGCGGCGACGAACGACGAGACGAGTTACTGGAACTGTTTCGTCCACCGCTCGATCAACGAATCGAGACGTACTCGGCAGGGAACAAACGGATGCTCGGGATCGTCCAGGCGTTCATGCACGATCCGGATCTCGCCATTTTGGACGAACCGACGGCCGGTCTCGACCCGCTCAAACAGGACCGGATGCACCTCTTTCTCGAGGAGGAACGCGACGCCGGCAAGACAATTTTCTTCTCCTCACACATCCTCAGCGAAGTCCAGCGCGTCTGCGATCGCGTGGGGATCATCCGGGACGGAGAGCTGGTCGCTCTCGAGGACATCGAGGACCTGCTCGAACGGGGCGGAAAGGACGTTCGGGTGCAGTTTACCGAGCCGGTCGACGAACGACAGTTTACGACGGCTGAGATGATCGACCTCGAGACCGTCGACAGGACAGTTCGATTCACCTACACCGGCGACCCTGCCGCGTTGCTAGAGCACCTCGTGGAGTTCGAAGTAGAAGACGTCGACATCGGAGACCCGCAGCTCGACGACATCTTCAAACACTACTACGGGGACGACTCCTCCGCGGGGACAGAATGA
- a CDS encoding dihydrofolate reductase: protein MTRESDDGATPDLETDCELVAIVAVAENGVIGRDGEMPWHIPADLTHFKRQTTGHPVIMGRVTYESILETLGEPLPDRTTVVLTRQDLETPDDVRVADDPASALEAAERAARNRHDVDRIFVAGGATVYETFLPAVDRLIVTEVHDSPEGDTHFPAWDRKEWEERDRDERDGFAFVEYGRR, encoded by the coding sequence ATGACGAGAGAGAGCGACGACGGGGCGACGCCCGACTTAGAGACCGACTGCGAACTCGTGGCCATCGTCGCCGTCGCCGAAAACGGCGTCATCGGCCGCGACGGAGAGATGCCCTGGCACATCCCCGCGGACCTCACACACTTCAAACGACAGACGACGGGCCATCCCGTGATCATGGGGCGAGTCACCTACGAGAGCATCCTCGAGACCCTGGGCGAGCCCCTGCCCGACCGGACGACGGTCGTGCTCACGCGCCAGGATCTCGAGACGCCCGACGACGTCCGCGTGGCAGACGATCCAGCGAGCGCGCTCGAGGCGGCCGAACGGGCGGCCAGGAACCGCCACGACGTCGACCGCATCTTCGTCGCGGGCGGCGCGACCGTCTACGAGACGTTTCTCCCCGCCGTCGACCGGCTGATCGTGACCGAAGTCCACGACAGTCCCGAAGGAGATACGCACTTCCCGGCATGGGACCGGAAGGAGTGGGAGGAACGCGACCGCGACGAGCGAGACGGCTTCGCCTTCGTCGAGTACGGCAGACGGTGA
- a CDS encoding ABC transporter permease subunit, whose translation MTAILRIESRKRVRGSVVLVSVFALLSVLYFSMFPGVQEEMEVVADAFPEYMFDLFGIEELHTIEGFIAAELYSFFWVLLLGIYFAYVGAGLIAKDVDERKMDLTLSNPISRESVVLQKVAALWVPLITLNVAIPVIVYVGAILIGESFNPVALTMVHLLSIPYLLVCAGIGLVLSVTIDRVRTARVTALTLVIVLWLIDGISRVVDDYEWVGTFTPSRYYEETDILVHEEYAVGDAGLLFVVFLALLAIATVIFTRRDI comes from the coding sequence GTGACGGCGATTCTCCGAATCGAGTCCAGAAAGCGAGTCCGTGGTTCGGTCGTGCTGGTCAGTGTGTTCGCCCTGCTTTCGGTCCTCTACTTCTCGATGTTTCCCGGCGTTCAAGAGGAGATGGAAGTGGTCGCGGACGCGTTCCCGGAGTACATGTTCGACCTGTTCGGAATCGAAGAGTTACATACGATCGAGGGGTTCATCGCTGCCGAGCTCTACTCGTTCTTCTGGGTTCTCTTACTCGGGATCTACTTCGCGTACGTCGGTGCCGGATTGATCGCAAAAGACGTCGACGAGCGAAAGATGGATCTCACCCTCTCGAATCCGATCTCTCGCGAGTCGGTCGTCCTCCAGAAGGTTGCCGCCCTGTGGGTCCCCCTGATCACGTTGAACGTCGCGATCCCGGTCATCGTCTACGTCGGGGCGATCCTCATCGGCGAGTCGTTCAACCCCGTTGCACTCACGATGGTGCACCTGCTTTCGATCCCGTACCTGCTAGTCTGTGCCGGAATCGGACTCGTCCTCTCCGTCACCATCGATCGGGTGCGAACTGCCAGAGTGACGGCCCTGACGCTTGTGATCGTCCTCTGGTTGATCGACGGCATCTCCAGAGTGGTCGACGACTACGAGTGGGTCGGCACGTTCACGCCGAGTCGGTACTACGAGGAGACGGACATTCTCGTCCACGAAGAGTACGCCGTCGGCGACGCCGGGTTGTTGTTCGTGGTATTTCTCGCGTTACTGGCCATTGCCACAGTCATCTTTACACGCCGAGATATCTGA
- the thyA gene encoding thymidylate synthase — MRQYLELVESVLGTGTYKPNRTGIDTVSSFSQHYEVDLGEGYPLLTTKRMDGYRWNSMIHEICWYLSGEEHVRNLSEETGIWDAWADDEGRLDTAYGRFWRRYPIPEDDARLAGESWPEDAHRWVNEEDDGRRTFDQLQYVVDGLSDSPNSRRLVVNAWHPANAAVSTLPPCHYTFVFNVQGGRLHCHLTQRSADIALGVPFNIAAYSLLTTVVAQQTGLEPGTFAHTLVDAHVYCGRGTRGEWYADNLEILQSRLADVDDREGFRDVREWLEAEAPPEADGDDRLDHVPGLLEQLSREPLERPTLDVADVTIDELSADDVELREYESHDGIQFSVAE; from the coding sequence ATGCGCCAGTACCTCGAGCTCGTCGAGTCGGTCCTCGGGACGGGCACCTACAAACCCAACCGAACCGGCATCGACACCGTCTCGTCGTTCAGCCAGCACTACGAGGTCGACCTCGGGGAGGGATACCCGCTTTTGACGACCAAGCGGATGGACGGCTACCGGTGGAACTCGATGATCCACGAGATCTGCTGGTATCTCTCCGGCGAGGAACACGTCCGCAATCTCAGCGAAGAGACAGGAATCTGGGACGCCTGGGCCGACGACGAGGGACGGCTTGACACCGCCTACGGCCGCTTCTGGCGTCGGTACCCGATTCCCGAGGACGACGCACGACTCGCGGGCGAGTCCTGGCCCGAGGACGCCCACCGGTGGGTGAACGAGGAGGACGACGGCCGGCGAACCTTCGACCAGCTCCAGTACGTGGTCGACGGCCTCTCGGACAGTCCGAACTCCCGTCGGCTCGTCGTCAACGCCTGGCACCCCGCAAACGCCGCCGTCTCGACGCTGCCGCCGTGTCACTACACGTTCGTCTTCAACGTCCAGGGCGGCCGCCTGCACTGTCACCTCACCCAGCGCTCCGCCGATATCGCGCTGGGCGTCCCCTTCAACATCGCGGCTTACTCGCTGCTGACGACGGTCGTCGCCCAGCAGACCGGTCTCGAGCCCGGGACGTTCGCCCACACGCTCGTCGACGCTCACGTCTACTGTGGCCGGGGCACACGCGGCGAGTGGTACGCCGACAACCTCGAGATCCTGCAGTCCCGACTCGCCGACGTCGACGACCGCGAAGGGTTTCGCGACGTTCGCGAGTGGCTCGAGGCCGAGGCCCCACCCGAGGCCGACGGCGACGACCGGCTCGATCACGTCCCCGGCCTGCTCGAGCAACTCTCCCGGGAGCCACTCGAGCGGCCGACCCTCGACGTCGCCGACGTCACGATCGACGAGCTCTCGGCGGACGACGTCGAGCTACGCGAGTACGAGTCACACGACGGCATCCAGTTCTCGGTGGCCGAATGA
- the rdfA gene encoding rod-determining factor RdfA — MTDDRSLSRSKVARVIDEYDLEGWGDRLERKWLGNGDERTSLRDLATEFNVAVLRAALQEAGESTIESDVESAYRTLTDDDVSESDTIRKRRDLERAGVDVDEVLSDFVTHQAIHTYLTDVREAKLERNDEDRAERKKETIQRLLNRSQVVTESTIEELANADLLTDRDYEVFVNARIVCEDCGQDYAVDELIDQGGCDCDV; from the coding sequence ATGACCGACGACCGATCCCTGTCCCGATCGAAGGTCGCACGCGTCATCGACGAGTACGACCTCGAGGGATGGGGCGACCGACTCGAGCGGAAGTGGCTCGGCAACGGGGACGAGCGGACGAGTTTACGTGACCTCGCGACGGAGTTCAACGTCGCCGTTCTCCGGGCGGCGCTTCAGGAGGCGGGCGAGTCGACGATCGAATCCGACGTCGAAAGCGCCTACCGCACGCTAACCGACGACGACGTCTCCGAATCGGACACCATCCGAAAGCGTCGCGACCTCGAGCGAGCGGGCGTCGACGTCGACGAGGTCCTCTCGGACTTCGTTACCCACCAGGCGATCCACACCTACCTCACCGACGTCCGGGAGGCCAAACTCGAGCGCAACGACGAGGACCGGGCCGAACGGAAAAAAGAGACCATTCAACGACTGCTCAACCGGAGTCAGGTCGTCACCGAGTCGACGATCGAGGAACTCGCAAACGCCGATCTGCTCACCGACCGCGACTACGAGGTGTTCGTCAACGCCCGCATCGTCTGTGAAGACTGCGGTCAGGACTACGCCGTCGACGAGCTGATCGACCAGGGAGGGTGTGACTGCGACGTGTGA
- the fdhF gene encoding formate dehydrogenase subunit alpha — protein sequence MSDTDPVKTICPYCGVGCGITVDQGEEPGDVQFRPWGDAPVNEGRICIKGGAATEVVDHEDRLTDPQIRDDDGSLREASWEEAYERIVSEMERIREVYGPDAMGFYGSSKVMNEENYLLQKLARRYGTNNVDNCTRMCHASTVWALRTSLGAGAMTNSMADLRAEADVLWIQGANPGEQHPIANSQYFRQAVLEGATVIQVDPHANKTTRSFKIDETDRHQHLQLKPGTDIALLNVVLKTVLENDWIDEKFIDERTEGFEHLVETLEDVDTEAAAKSCGVPLEEIERAAETYATAENAAIFTGMGMSQHTSGVDNVQNEINLALITGNLGRPGTGVNPLRGQNNVQGTCDVGAMPNVLPGYQLVDDDEAREAVEAVWGFEIPDEPGLTNVEISHESGTSIHGLYVMGENPIMSEPDANRVAERFEKLEFVVVQDIFPTETAEYADVILPATSWAERGGTVTNTDRRVQRMRGVENVHENTKHDLEIVSEVGTRLFGEGFDFEGPEAVFEELRQVCPSYHGMTYEALGKEGIHWPCYEPGDEGDPYLYEDSFDTDSGLGHIEGVRHQDPAETPDEEYPLVLTTARLEEHYNTGTMSTRSPTLNRQTPENFVDVHPNDAKRYGIEDGDDVRLRSRRGEITVRAQITEDIKEGVVWTTPHFAAASANRLTNDVLDERAKIPEYKAAAAEIDVGLEPADD from the coding sequence ATGTCCGATACTGATCCCGTCAAGACGATCTGTCCGTACTGTGGCGTCGGCTGTGGTATCACGGTCGACCAGGGTGAAGAGCCCGGCGACGTCCAGTTCCGACCCTGGGGCGATGCCCCGGTCAACGAGGGACGCATCTGCATCAAAGGCGGTGCGGCGACCGAGGTCGTCGACCACGAGGACCGGCTCACCGACCCCCAGATCAGAGACGACGACGGCAGCCTGCGCGAGGCGAGCTGGGAAGAGGCCTACGAGCGGATCGTCTCGGAGATGGAACGCATCCGCGAGGTGTACGGCCCCGACGCGATGGGGTTTTACGGCTCCTCGAAGGTGATGAACGAGGAGAACTACCTGCTGCAGAAACTCGCCCGTCGGTACGGGACGAACAACGTCGACAACTGCACCCGGATGTGTCACGCCTCGACGGTCTGGGCGCTGCGGACGAGCCTCGGTGCCGGGGCGATGACGAACAGTATGGCCGATCTCCGAGCGGAAGCCGACGTACTCTGGATCCAGGGTGCGAATCCGGGCGAACAACACCCGATCGCCAACAGCCAGTACTTCCGCCAGGCCGTCCTCGAGGGTGCGACCGTCATCCAGGTCGATCCGCACGCGAACAAGACGACGCGGTCGTTCAAGATCGACGAGACCGACCGTCACCAGCACCTCCAGTTGAAGCCGGGCACCGACATCGCCCTCTTGAACGTCGTCCTCAAGACGGTACTCGAGAACGACTGGATCGACGAGAAGTTCATCGACGAACGAACGGAGGGCTTCGAGCACCTCGTCGAGACCCTCGAGGACGTCGACACGGAAGCGGCTGCCAAGAGCTGTGGCGTCCCTCTCGAGGAGATCGAACGCGCTGCCGAGACGTACGCCACGGCCGAAAACGCGGCCATCTTCACGGGGATGGGGATGAGCCAGCATACAAGCGGCGTCGACAACGTGCAAAACGAGATCAACCTGGCGCTGATCACGGGCAACCTCGGCCGGCCCGGCACGGGGGTCAACCCGCTCCGTGGCCAGAACAACGTCCAGGGGACCTGTGACGTCGGCGCGATGCCGAACGTCCTCCCCGGCTACCAGCTCGTCGACGACGACGAGGCACGCGAGGCAGTCGAGGCAGTCTGGGGATTCGAGATCCCCGACGAGCCCGGGCTGACGAACGTCGAGATCTCCCACGAGTCCGGCACGTCGATCCACGGACTGTACGTCATGGGCGAAAATCCCATCATGTCCGAGCCCGACGCCAACCGCGTCGCCGAACGGTTCGAGAAACTGGAGTTCGTCGTCGTCCAGGACATCTTCCCGACCGAGACGGCCGAGTACGCAGACGTGATCCTGCCGGCGACGAGCTGGGCCGAACGCGGCGGCACGGTGACGAACACCGATCGGCGCGTCCAGCGCATGCGCGGCGTCGAAAACGTCCACGAGAACACGAAACACGACCTCGAGATCGTCTCGGAAGTCGGGACTCGTCTCTTCGGCGAGGGGTTCGATTTCGAGGGTCCCGAGGCGGTCTTCGAGGAACTCCGGCAGGTCTGTCCGAGCTATCACGGAATGACCTACGAGGCGCTGGGCAAGGAGGGTATTCACTGGCCCTGCTACGAGCCCGGCGACGAGGGCGATCCCTACCTCTACGAGGACTCGTTCGACACCGACAGCGGACTGGGACACATCGAGGGCGTCCGCCACCAGGACCCTGCCGAGACGCCCGACGAGGAGTATCCGCTCGTCCTGACGACGGCCCGCCTCGAGGAACACTACAACACGGGGACGATGAGCACCCGGTCGCCGACGCTGAACCGTCAGACGCCGGAGAACTTCGTCGACGTCCATCCCAACGACGCGAAGCGATACGGCATCGAGGACGGAGACGACGTGCGGCTCCGATCTCGGCGGGGCGAGATCACGGTCCGGGCACAGATCACCGAAGACATCAAAGAGGGCGTCGTCTGGACGACCCCGCACTTCGCGGCCGCTTCCGCCAACCGTCTCACGAACGACGTGCTCGACGAACGGGCGAAGATTCCCGAGTACAAGGCTGCAGCCGCGGAGATCGACGTCGGCCTCGAACCCGCCGACGACTGA